The DNA sequence CAACCCTATATACATGAAATCCAACTACATGCAATGAAAGCAGCAAAAATACAAGTGGACTATCCTGGCTTTGAAAAACACAGTGGTAGAGAAATGGCAACGGTCTTTGCGAGAGGAGCACAGACCATGAACACCATGTTTTTCAAGTAAGCATTCTAGCTAGCTATTTACATCACTTACATATGGATCGTTCATGCTTTTAACAAATGTGTTGCGAGGATATTTAGGATTTTGGTTTCGGAGATGCCTGAGAAGTTGGAATAGATTTAGGATCTTTCATGTCTGGTCGCACACAGCTACAACACATCACTAAATTACAGTAGGAGAAGCTGATTCGAGTAAATTGGGTGACCTGGATTACAGGTAGCCAAATTAGTTGTAGAACTAGACTTGATATTTTTGTAACTCATGCATTGTGAAATGCTGAGCACGTAACTCAAAATCAACTGATCATTAGTGCGACCGACTAAACAATTAAaaccaaatattttaaaatagcAACTCTAGGAAATTGTGGTAAAAGCGAAAAATCTATAATATACATTGCTATATGCTCTAGCTAACACATTTATGTGCAGGCCGGTGGGGCGAAAAGCTTTCCACAAGAAAAGCACTTCCGCGGATATGATAAGAGAAACCAGGAAGTTTGAAGGTGatgaaatgaagaacaagagccATATGGGTATGGGATCAGAAAATGATGGCAATATTTCCTGGGTTCCCCATGAGAGGACTGGGATTTATTACCCCAAAGGCCAAGAGAAAGTGATGGACGAAATTTCTCCAGCAGCTGGCAGGGATATGGGTGTCAATTGGTTCACTTAACTAATTTCCTTTGACCCAGATTATTGAATACATAATATCTATATAAATAAAATGCAAATGCATGCCACATCCTTGATCAAGAGAAATTTGTGTAGAATatctgtaaatcttatgtaatcataatttaggttatcatgtaattataggaatgattgtttcctattagggttagactactcatCTTAtcattgtatatatacccctttgtgggatgaatagaattattattgaaaaccctaaatcaaagtattcttttctacttggtatcagagcaggttcaatcctttgaacttgcctgcatcctttgaaccctgaatcctgaatcctgaatcccaaagcacaccacaaaccgctgcgtaccaccaccattaaaatcaagccatccctgaatttttctgaaaccctagaaaaaccaaacctgaaaaaaaatcaaacaaaccccaaattcctcaatggccggacctacaattgaaggcgaacagtcaaatcccgagaagacaatggtgtcatcctcaccgatcatccatcaccactacaccacccaacaagacaactctgctttccccacaagtgttgtcttgaatgaatccaactacaccatatgggctcctcttatgagaatgcgcattggagcacgagggaaggttggttatctgaCTGGAGTAAAGGCTGAACCAGCCATGAATTCTAcagagtatgaagcttgggccacggacaatgaaaaggtgaaaagttggctAATTGACTCCATGGAATCCTCTCTCATGAACAGGTATATTCGTCTTCCTACTGCGaaagatatttgggaagctgtagagaaaaccttttatgatgattctgatgaaacccgaatatttgagttgaataaaaagtgttttgaagcaaagcagaATGGAAGGCCCATTCCGacctactacaatgagttagtggcaatgttccaggagattgatcaaagggtggcctctcaacatgataatgttgcagctgttgttcaagaaacttcagcaatgtcccggatgcgtgttcacttatttttgagtggacttgacCCAGAGTATGATCAGGTGCGTGGAGAAATCCTACGCAAGGAGCCTAAATTCtccttggagcagagctatgcttacattcgcaaggtgcaatcagagaaacaagcTATGGGGCGTTCGGTACCTACCGAATCTTCTGTTATGGCCGTTCaacgccgaccaggtcctcctccaggcttctcaggtccttctccacgccgtcctcatgacaaaccaaacccatacgcaaacaaaaaatgtgttgtctgtggggaagtaggtcataccaaggagcggtgctatgaagtgattggctaccctgattggtgggacttcaccaggaaaccTCGAAAGAATCAGGGcaaggcggctattgctactacagaggaagagcatctcaacaatgcctccgctaatgtagcgcagtcaggtatgaagggtaaggctactctgaataatacatggataattgatacaggtgcatctgatcatatgaccaatgaccctagtcttgtgaaaaaccttagacgttcctctcaaaatattgtctctactgctgatggtactccaactccggtcatcggagaaggttctattgttgtatctgataccttaacccttgaatctgtcctagttgttccctcactagcttataatctcctatctgttggtcagattattttagcacttgcatgtattgtgaccttctatccatctttctgtgtttttcaggacattctgactcggcggattcttggttatggtgttagaaggggaaaattatactacctggatctgacagagactggagaaaaccagaagcatcttttggggcaagctaatcagattaatggggtagagaatgcaaaggaagcagtatggttatggcatcgccgtttaggtcatctatcttttagttatcttaacttcaacctcatttgttttcggttgtcagtgatttggatttccattgtgacatttgtgaactggccaagagccaccgtatttcatattcaccaagtcttaataaaagtcctgttccttttatgaaaattcactctgatgtctggggtcctgcaaagattccttctctttctggagctcgatattttgtaacatttattgatgattgcactcgcatgacatgggtgtcattactgaagaataagagtgatgtatttggaatgtttatcgaatttcacaacatggtggcaactcagtatcaacaatccatcagagtgtttcagtctgacaatggtggagagtttgtgaatggccctatgattgagttttgccggtcacatggaattcgtcatcaaacctccaattcttatactcctcaacagaatggattagcagaacggaagaacaggcagttgatggaagttgttcgtgcttccttatttggcatgaatgtacctcggtcctattggggagaggcagtaaaatctgcagcatatcttatcaaccgtactccttcacgggtgattgagtttcagaatcctcatcagaagcttcatacatttttgaccatcccttctatgcctaatttggagccccgggtgtttgggtgcacagcctatgttcatattcccaagcctcaacgcagcaagcttgatccccgtgcccgtaagtgtatctttgttggttatgctgacttccagaagggttatcgatgttatgatccccttactggcactttacatgtctctcttgatgttgcttttcgtgaatccgagccttattactcagggggagctactcagtcttcccttcagggggagagaggttgtgaagggaaccCTCGTTGTTCTatcattgattttgatgtctttgaagacttggaaaatttggaggatacatttgagggtagaaatttggaaacagaaaatgcagttgccgaacagagcattgtgaattccgaaatagacaatgcaactgccgaacagagtgttgtaaattccgaaacaaaaaatgtaactgccgaacagaatgttgtgaattccgagtcagaaaatgtaactgccgaacagagtgttgtgaattccgagtcagaagagacgacttttctggatagtttgaatcaaaatcatgacgtatctgaagctcacacacaagatatttccccttctgcatcaccaactgaagattctggtcagaatgatcctcctcaggtacccctaaactttaatgaatcttctgggttagaaagtgtcgaacctaggaaatcacaaagggttgcaaagggaattcctaagaaacaatatgaaccagatatcaaagccaaagctaaataccctatagctaattttatgtctaaccataggatttctgggtcacatgcacttgttattgatcaattatctactgtatctattcctagtaacgtgcaggatgcattgacggatccaaaatggaccaaggcgatgaatgaagaattggaagctcttcaaaagaatgcaacatgggagctagtacctatgccggttggaaagaagactgtagggtgtcgttgggtatttactgtgaagcttaatgcagatggaactattaatagatacaaggcgaggttggttgccaaaggatacacacaacgttatgggattgattatgaggagacttttgcacctgtggcaaagatcaatactgttcggattctgatctcacttgcagcaaacaaagattggcccttacaccagtttgatgtgaagaatgcgtttcttaatgggaatttggaagaagaagtgtacatggatgtgcccccaggtgttaagaattacccaagtgaagttggcaaggtgtgtaaattgaagaagtctttgtatggcctgaagcaatctccaagagcctggtttgggagattttcaaagtccatgagagcctttgggtacagacagagcaattctgaccataccttgtttatcaagcgcaagaatggtaagattacagctcttattgtgtatgttgatgacatgattgttacaggggatgatccgaaagagatgaatgagttacaaaagtatctgtcaaaggagtttgaaatgaaggatctggggcaactgaagtattttctgggtattgaagttgcgaggtctaagaagggaatttcactgtcacagaggaagtatgttcttgacttacttactgaaacggggatgctagactgcagtccaattgagacacccattgagatgaatcacagacttaccatttatcctgatcaaattccaactgataaaggaaggtatcaacgtcttgtaggaagattgatttatctttcacatactagacctgatattgcttatgctgtgagtgttgtcagtcagtttatgcattgtcctagtgaagaacatatggatgcagtttttcggattttgaggtatttgaagatggcgccaggtaaaggattactgtttgagaaaaatgatgaattggaagttgagggatacacagatgcagattgggctggtgataaaactgacaggcgttctacatctgggtacttcacttttgtaggagggaaccttgtcacttggcgtagcaaaaaacagaaagttgtggctagatcaagtgcagaagctgaatttcgaggtatggcacatggagtctgtgaaatgttatggattcgtaatgtcctgaaagatctaggttacaagcttagacaacctatgaatttgcattgtgataataaagctgcaattgagattgcacataatccagttcagcatgataggacaaagcatgtggaggttgaccgtcattttattaaagaaaatcttgacagaaaggttattcgttttccatttgtaaactcagaggagcagttagctgatgttcttactaaaggagtgtccaggaagcaATTCGatagctcagttgacaagttgggcatgatagatatctatgcaccaacttgagggggagtgtagaatatctgtaaatcttatgtaatcataatttaggttatcatgtaattataggaatgattgtttcctattagggttagactactcatCTTAtcattgtatatatacccctttgtgggatgaatagaattattattgaaaaccctaaatcaaagtattcttttctactattTGTTCAACTTCGCATCATAAATCTAACTCGGCATATATGATCTATATGGAAAAAATCGGTAGGAGTTTCACACTTGGAAGTCAGAATTATGATATCTCATTGTTTTAGTCACAGACACCTTAAAGAAGTGAAGTTGTGTACATAACGTGTTTACTTGTCACAAACGAGAGGGAAAAGGTATAGAGTCATATGCCTTTTCTTAATATGTGACTCTTCTTTTTTGAAAACGAATATGCGACTCTTCTATCATCACGAATTTCTGATTCTTTCTTTGTAAGTAAACTTGCATTAAGGTTACAACAGTTTTCGTACTAAAGTCCAAGTTAGCTAGAGTTTGCTTGTGATTGTGATATAGATTATCGAATGGGGTATATAGAGTATCTGTATATTACGCAAATGAGATCGAATTTTTCAAGGCAATAGTTTCAAAGTTTCAATTGATTTTTACATAAAGTCTGTAAAAAGTTCCCAATTCACATTAATTTAGGAGGAACCTCATTTCAATATTTGAGGACTTTAGAGTATTATGAATTCAATCAACCTTTTTAGTCCAGAGtacagacagagagagagagagagagagagagagagagataacaaGCCCTTTAGTAGGTATACATAGCCCTTAACTGAGATATAGAGGGCAAGATTTATCAATTTGCTGAGCCGGCAGCTAGCTTTGCTCTTAACTCCTTCCGCAAGATCTTGCCAGATGGTGACTTGGGAATGGCTTCGATGAAGAATACTCGATTTATTCTTTTGTAGTATATAACCTGCAAAACATTAATGAGTGGCAATTTAGATTCGATCTCAACTCAAATGCATAGGTAGCAAGCAAGGCAAGCATTGTCCCAAAGTTAGACTTAGACCATTAATACTTGTTTTCCTTCTTATATTGGGACATTGGGTTTTAAACTTTTGATGTGCAATGTATATGCACCTAGTTTTGGGGTGGTTGTGAGTTGACTTACATGTGATGATAAGGAGAGCATTACCCCTAGTTAGATTTGGGATGATTATGGCACACCAACTTAGTGTCGACAATTTGCTTGGTGTAGTTTCCTTGTTATAGAGTGATAAAAATGCAAAGACATTTTCTACTTTTATGATTATGTTTAACTGATAATTTTGTTAAGTGACAAAAAAATGAGCTGTGAATTCAAACGTTTTAAATTTAGACATTTAAGTGCATAAATGATACTCCGTGCatagtatatgatatatatattttatacgTCATTGCATTCCTGACTTTAACCTTAAAAGATTGTACCCATGTGATTGATGAGGTAGTCGGCTGTGAGGTCTCTATCTTGTAGAGATGAGGAGGAAAAAAATTGCATGCGGAAAAGATAGGAAACAATTTGAAATACTAAAACTACTAACAATATTCACCTGTTTTGAAATAAATTGCTTGATTTCATCCTCAGTGATCTGAGATCCGTTTGACCTCACCACAAAGGCAACCGGAACCTCGCCAGCAGCATCATGCTTCATTCTgaaattataaattaatttgCCCACATTGTTAATGTAAATTATAGACCTAGAAAACATATACGTCTTATCATATAGCTTAAGCTATAACATCATAATGTGATTAATGTCAAAGAAGCTATTGTATGTGCCAATTATATAAAACGTCTCAATcaaaagttatatgacttacgAGACAACTGCGGCATCAGAAATGTTAGGATGGGTGACGAGCAAGGCTTCAAGCTCAGCAGGAGCCACCTGAAATCCTTTGTATTTGATAATCTCCTTCAGTCGATCAACAATGAAgagctcttcatcatcatcaatgaAGCCTATGTCACCTGTGTGTAGCCATCCTTCCTTGTCTATCGTTGTGCTTGTGGCCTCCGGATCATTAAGGTAACCTGAACAATTGAAAGTCACTAGTCATTATaacaatcattttttttttttggcattgaCATTATAACAATCATTTGAATAACAAAAAATATTGGcccaaaaaagagaaaaaagttgGCCGGTTCATGATAACAAGCTTTTTTactttttgattttattttaagaaaacaaaataagggTTAACTCCTCAATCTTTTTCTCCACTCATATTTTCCTTCTTTGGTGGGGTTCATATGGAGACAGTGAATGATAATGATATtttatcttctttgattaaCAAATAATATTAAAATTCACTATGCTCGGAGCATTGAATGTTTCAGACTTTTGAATTGTTAAAACCGGAGCATCAAATGCTTATATCAGTATAGAAGTTCTCTATAATAATTTATCTATGAAATGAATTTTATGAATGTTTGAGGTACTCGCCAATTCAGCTATTAAAGAAAATATGGCCTATAATTTTGAGTAGCCACCAAAACAGGATATGTGAATATTCATGAGCAAGAATGTTGTACTCAAATGTGGCATATCTTCTCCCTAAGAATTCAGGATTCTCTTAATcaaattatttataattattcaAAGATGTGCATGGAAGGTGTTGTTATATGTATGTGTAGTAACAATATACCTTTCATGATTTGGTGACCTCTGATGCAAATCTCTCCAGGCTGGTTGCGCGGCAAAGAGGCACCAGTTTCAGGGTCTACGATCTTCATTTCTGCATTTCTGACCACAGTTCCGCACCCACCTGGTTTTACCTCAAAGGGTTCTTTTGCAAATGCCAATGACATTGTCAAAACCGGTCCTGCCTCCGTCATCCCATACCCCTGAAAGTAACATCAGATTAGGTCAAATTTTCAATCATCCCTCTCCGACCTCCTATACAACAACACCACTAATTCTAAACTTATCAAATATATGGGACAAACTATGGTACTTGTGGGTATCTCATGCAcacatttacaactatttgaataaaaaattacaattatttgaaccaaaattacaacattgagaacaaaagttaccatattcatttacactatttacatatagttaaacaaaaattacaacattgacaacgaaattgttcaaaagcttgtaacaatgtcgtaagaggtgtaattaccattattagaactaagattacacaaaatatgactcaacattaccactctgacaacaaatttgttgtcacttttgtaaatgtgggtatctcatacccacaagTACACTAGAATTTTCCTAAATATATGATCAAATACTAGTAGTAGGCATGTCACTATCTTACTCTTACTGGttacataaaaaatttaaaatgagTTCACGTTGAAAAATGACCAAATCTTGGCTTTTTGGTTGAAGAAAATGCTAGCAATACACCAAAATAAAGTTGGTGAGTACAGTTATATCATTAAATCTAAGAACATGTCATAATACGTCTTCACAACTTTCTTTTAGCCAGCTTAAAGATCTGATTATCCTAAAAGCCACCTCTTATGTTGAACAGTCACCATTCATTGTCATGTCATCACCTACAATATTATTCCATATATTTGTCTCCCTTCCTTAACAACTGTTCAAACGTTAGGTAAGCCCCAGGATCATGATTGAATTTAGTTCTTTATGtggaaaatataaatataatacgTACCACACAAGGTAACAATAAATTTTTTGGTCTCCCCTTCTTTGGTTGGCTACCAACCGCATTTAGGCCATGACATATATGATTACACCCCATTTTACATGAGACAATTTATATCTAACTTTCCATGTATCTTTCATTTCTAAATTAGAAATACTCAATAGTTTAAACGTGACAAGGTTTACAGTGATTTAGTAATTTAGTTTCTGTTTTCTTGGAGGTCGTGAGCTCTTAAGATTTTATCTGAAAATGTGACGGTATAATAAATTTATGACAGGTTAAACCTAATATTTAATGCgagatttttctattttattttttaattattatcgAGTTCTCCGCACGGCTCTAAATCCCGTCTATAACCCTTTAATATATCTCCAACTTTAGACTGTAGACTCTAAAACTTAATTCAAAAACTCACCTGACGTCGTCTTGACCTTGAATATGATTAACATATATTTTTACAACAGAATACAGGTTGGTGCTTAACATACCTGACCAAGCGTTACACTGGGAAATTTCGCTCTGACTGTGTCTTCAAGCTCCTTCCCCAACGGTGCTCCTCCACTCTTCAGCACCCTTATCGACCCCAAATCGTACTTGTCGAGATCGGGAAACTTCGCGATCGCCAGAACAATCGGAGGCGCGACCGGCGCAACACTAACTCTATGCTTCTGCATGAGCTCCAAAAGAGAAACAATTTCAAACTTCTGCATCACCAGAATGGCAGCTCCGGCTCTCAACCCACATAGCAAGACCGAGTTCAGCGAGTAAATGTGAAACAGCGGCAGCACACACAGAACGACGTCGTCGCTGTTGTAGTACAAGTTCGGATTCTCTCCGTCAACCTGCTGAGACACGCTCGTTACCAAGCCCTTGTGCGTCAGCATCACCCCTTTCGGCAGCCCCGTCGTGCCGGACGAGTAGGGTAACAACACGACGTCGTTCGGGCTGATGTCAACTTCCGGCACGTCGTCCTCATTGGACTGAGTCAGTTCGGAGAAATGGAGACAAGACGAGTCGGGTGGCGGGGAGTCAATGCACATCAACTTGACTTCGTCGCATGACAACTCTTTAACTTTGTCGTAATAGATAGCGAGAGTGATGATCAGCTTGGCTTTCGATGCTTTCGCTTGTTTGGCGATCTCCGCCGGAGTGAAGAAAGGGTTGGCGGCGGTGGTCATGGCGCCGCGGAAGGAGGCTCCCAAGAAGGTGAAGACGAATTCGGGAGTGTTGGGGAGGAGGAGCATGACGACGTCGCCTTGCTTGATGCCGAGCTTGTTGAGACCGGAGGCGACTTTCCGGGCGGTGAGCTCGACATCGGCGTAGGTGTGGATCTCGCCGGTGGTGCCATTGATGATGCAAGGCTTTGAGCTGAGGTGGGATTTGTTTTGGAAGATGTAGGAATGGAGAGGGAGGTGGTTTGGAATGGGAATGTCCGGGAGCTTGGATCGGTAGATGATGTCGCTTTGGGGTGTTTCGATTGCCATTGGGAGATGGGATGTGATGAAAAAAATAGAGGAATGAGGAATTGGTGGAGCTGCTGGCGGAAGGAGATGACAATTGGGATTTATATTGATCCACAAATGCGGGCAAAGGTGACAAAGGTGTTGGGGTTGGTGGAGGGACTGAGATGGAATTACAGAATTGTTTAAGTATGAAAGTGGAAAATGAGAAAATGTGTTTGTGATTAACCGCCAAGACTTTggtcataaaaataattttgaacAGTAATTTAAAATGTTTAGATTACGAAGATACAAGGCagaatttataaaaataaaattatttcgGACAAGCTCATCCAATCTAATCTCGACAAGAGTATTTTTCAACCGAAGACAATATCAAACATCAAGAATGAAATATAAAGTTGCTACTTACCGGCACTAAAATTTGCAATTATGCCCcaaaattttaaggaaaaataaatgACTGGGGTTGGTGATTGGATCGGGCGGAAGAATGAGGATGTGCCTAT is a window from the Rosa chinensis cultivar Old Blush chromosome 2, RchiOBHm-V2, whole genome shotgun sequence genome containing:
- the LOC112186604 gene encoding uncharacterized protein LOC112186604, giving the protein MKAAKIQVDYPGFEKHSGREMATVFARGAQTMNTMFFKPVGRKAFHKKSTSADMIRETRKFEGDEMKNKSHMGMGSENDGNISWVPHERTGIYYPKGQEKVMDEISPAAGRDMGVNWFT
- the LOC112190236 gene encoding 4-coumarate--CoA ligase 1, translated to MAIETPQSDIIYRSKLPDIPIPNHLPLHSYIFQNKSHLSSKPCIINGTTGEIHTYADVELTARKVASGLNKLGIKQGDVVMLLLPNTPEFVFTFLGASFRGAMTTAANPFFTPAEIAKQAKASKAKLIITLAIYYDKVKELSCDEVKLMCIDSPPPDSSCLHFSELTQSNEDDVPEVDISPNDVVLLPYSSGTTGLPKGVMLTHKGLVTSVSQQVDGENPNLYYNSDDVVLCVLPLFHIYSLNSVLLCGLRAGAAILVMQKFEIVSLLELMQKHRVSVAPVAPPIVLAIAKFPDLDKYDLGSIRVLKSGGAPLGKELEDTVRAKFPSVTLGQGYGMTEAGPVLTMSLAFAKEPFEVKPGGCGTVVRNAEMKIVDPETGASLPRNQPGEICIRGHQIMKGYLNDPEATSTTIDKEGWLHTGDIGFIDDDEELFIVDRLKEIIKYKGFQVAPAELEALLVTHPNISDAAVVSMKHDAAGEVPVAFVVRSNGSQITEDEIKQFISKQVIYYKRINRVFFIEAIPKSPSGKILRKELRAKLAAGSAN